A region of [Bacteroides] pectinophilus DNA encodes the following proteins:
- a CDS encoding cupin domain-containing protein — protein sequence MFVFNNDVIPTDCEPGVTRKILTHSDELMMCEITFKKGARGNTHSHPHLQITYIAKGSFEFTIDGETRIVKQGDSVYMPSDAVHGVVALEDGILVDVFNPAREDFLKK from the coding sequence ATGTTCGTATTCAACAATGATGTAATTCCTACCGACTGCGAGCCGGGCGTAACACGTAAGATTCTCACCCATTCAGATGAGCTTATGATGTGCGAGATAACATTCAAAAAGGGGGCAAGAGGAAACACTCATTCACACCCACATCTTCAGATTACATATATCGCAAAAGGAAGCTTTGAATTCACAATTGATGGGGAAACCAGAATAGTAAAGCAGGGAGACAGTGTATACATGCCGTCTGATGCTGTTCATGGAGTTGTTGCTCTCGAGGACGGAATTCTTGTAGATGTATTCAATCCCGCAAGAGAAGATTTTCTAAAGAAATAG